A section of the Triticum dicoccoides isolate Atlit2015 ecotype Zavitan chromosome 7A, WEW_v2.0, whole genome shotgun sequence genome encodes:
- the LOC119329931 gene encoding beta-glucosidase 28-like → MDRALLVPALLLAALLACSGGGVHGAGFNRYSFPKGFIFGTGSSAIQYEGAVNLRGKNIWDTFARTPGKIADGSNPDTANDFYHRYKDDLKLITDMNMDTFRFSLAWSRILPNGTIAGGINKAGVDFYNSLIDEVLARGLTPFVTIFHFDTPQVLEDKYGGFLSEKIIKDYVEYAELCFKLFGDRVKFWTTFNEPMIFCAFGYGSGSTAPGRCSPYVSKACGAGDSSTEPYIAGHNLLIAHAEAVRLYRTRYQPAQRGQVGIVQVSHWFIPYDAASDADRHAVKRSLDFMLGWFMHPVAFGEYPATMRRLVGRRLPEFTKEQSDMLKGSYDFLGLNYYTSNYAQAAARAPDRRQPSYGTDHRVNQTGYRNGVPIGPPAYTPIFFNYPPGLRELLLYIRRIYGNRPIYITENGTDEANNSTIPIKEALKDDTRISFHVNHLKFVHKAIQEGVNVKGYITWTFLDGFEFGDGFKDRFGLIYVDYATLARYRKKSSYWIQDFLQRH, encoded by the exons ATGGATAGGGCTCTTCTCGTGCCCGCTCTCCTGCTCGCGGCTCTGCTAgcttgcagcggcggcggcgtccatggcgCCGGGTTCAACAGGTACAGCTTCCCCAAGGGGTTCATCTTCGGCACCGGCTCCTCCGCCATTCAG TATGAGGGAGCTGTGAATCTGCGGGGCAAGAACATCTGGGACACCTTCGCTCGCACCCCAG GTAAAATAGCCGACGGCAGCAACCCGGATACGGCAAACGACTTCTATCATCGCTACAAG GACGATCTGAAGCTGATAACCGACATGAATATGGACACCTTCCGGTTCTCCCTTGCGTGGAGCAGGATCCTTCCAA ACGGAACCATAGCCGGAGGAATCAACAAAGCAGGGGTCGATTTCTACAACAGCCTCATCGACGAGGTTTTGGCTAGAG GTCTGACGCCTTTCGTCACAATCTTCCACTTCGACACCCCCCAGGTCCTCGAGGACAAATACGGAGGCTTCTTGAGCGAAAAGATCAT AAAGGACTACGTGGAGTACGCGGAGCTGTGCTTCAAGCTGTTCGGCGACCGGGTGAAGTTCTGGACCACCTTCAACGAGCCCATGATCTTCTGCGCCTTCGGCTACGGCAGCGGCAGCACGGCCCCGGGCCGCTGCTCGCCGTACGTGTCCAAGGCCTGCGGCGCCGGGGACTCCTCCACGGAGCCCTACATCGCCGGCCACAACCTCCTCATCGCGCACGCCGAGGCCGTGCGCCTGTACCGCACCAGGTACCAGCCGGCGCAGCGGGGCCAGGTCGGCATCGTGCAGGTGTCCCACTGGTTCATCCCCTACGACGCCGCCTCCGACGCCGACCGGCACGCCGTGAAGCGCAGCCTGGACTTCATGCTCGGCTGGTTCATGCACCCGGTGGCGTTCGGGGAGTACCCGGCGACGATGCGCCGGCTGGTCGGCCGCCGGCTGCCGGAGTTTACCAAGGAGCAGTCCGACATGCTCAAGGGGTCCTACGACTTCCTCGGCCTCAACTATTACACGAGCAACTATGCGCAGGCCGCCGCGCGCGCGCCCGACCGGCGCCAGCCGTCGTACGGCACCGACCACCGGGTCAACCAGACCGGCTACCGCAACGGCGTCCCCATCGGCCCACCG GCGTACACGCCCATCTTCTTCAACTACCCGCCGGGGCTGCGCGAGCTGCTGCTTTACATCCGGAGGATCTACGGCAACCGCCCCATCTACATCACCGAAAACG GCACCGACGAGGCGAACAACAGCACAATCCCGATCAAAGAGGCGCTCAAGGACGACACCCGCATCTCCTTCCACGTCAACCACCTCAAGTTCGTGCACAAGGCCATCCA GGAGGGGGTGAACGTGAAGGGTTACATCACATGGACGTTCCTGGACGGCTTCGAGTTCGGTGACGGATTCAAGGACCGGTTCGGCCTCATCTACGTCGACTATGCCACGCTCGCCAGGTACCGCAAGAAGTCCAGCTACTGGATCCAGGACTTCCTTCAGAGGCACTGA